In a single window of the Nitrospira sp. MA-1 genome:
- the aroB gene encoding 3-dehydroquinate synthase, whose translation MNISELSKHVPVSLGDRSYHVLIQPHILPQIGRVLQDVGLSGQVAIVTNSIVNELYGRVVFRSLKRCGFSPFFVVIPDGEKAKSMYWLSKILDELVRQRLERQEVVLALGGGVVGDVAGFAASVYLRGVPFVQVPTTLVAQVDSSVGGKTGVNHPIGKNLVGAFYQPRVVVVDPQALQSLPKREWVAGLAEVIKYGMIADPKFFEYLEQNIDGLREQAEDVIPTVIRRCCEIKAEVVGGDERESGRRRILNYGHTVGHALETWGRYKTWIHGEAVGIGMVQEAAMAQFLGMCTNELVERQRDLIQDVGLPIAMPSMTFMDLWGAMQHDKKVVKGQINCVVPTSIGNVQVVPLVRQRIRQWFTASQSSRVKRLKSVPETLSRPRLSRKQK comes from the coding sequence ATGAATATCTCTGAACTCTCGAAACACGTTCCGGTTTCTTTAGGAGACCGGAGCTACCACGTTCTTATCCAACCGCATATTCTGCCTCAGATTGGCCGTGTGCTTCAGGATGTTGGATTATCCGGTCAAGTTGCCATTGTGACCAATTCAATCGTCAATGAGCTCTACGGTCGAGTCGTTTTCCGGTCCTTGAAGCGGTGCGGGTTTTCTCCATTTTTTGTTGTGATTCCCGATGGAGAAAAAGCTAAATCTATGTATTGGCTGTCAAAAATACTGGATGAACTGGTCAGGCAACGACTTGAGCGCCAGGAAGTGGTGTTGGCGTTAGGTGGGGGGGTCGTGGGAGATGTGGCTGGATTTGCGGCCTCTGTCTATCTGCGCGGTGTTCCCTTCGTCCAAGTCCCGACGACATTGGTGGCTCAGGTAGATTCGAGCGTGGGTGGAAAAACAGGGGTCAACCATCCAATAGGAAAAAATTTGGTCGGCGCATTTTATCAGCCACGTGTCGTTGTCGTTGATCCGCAGGCGTTGCAATCTCTTCCGAAACGTGAATGGGTCGCAGGTTTAGCGGAGGTGATTAAGTATGGCATGATTGCCGATCCGAAATTTTTTGAATATTTAGAGCAAAACATAGATGGCTTACGAGAACAAGCAGAGGATGTGATCCCTACCGTCATTCGGCGGTGTTGTGAAATTAAAGCCGAAGTTGTGGGTGGAGATGAACGGGAATCGGGGCGCCGCCGAATTTTGAATTATGGCCATACCGTAGGCCATGCACTGGAAACCTGGGGACGCTATAAAACATGGATTCATGGAGAGGCTGTGGGAATCGGCATGGTGCAGGAAGCCGCAATGGCGCAATTTTTAGGGATGTGTACTAATGAGCTTGTTGAGCGGCAACGTGATTTGATTCAGGATGTCGGGTTGCCCATTGCTATGCCTTCAATGACATTCATGGATCTCTGGGGGGCCATGCAACATGACAAAAAGGTGGTAAAGGGCCAAATCAATTGCGTGGTACCCACCTCAATTGGGAATGTCCAAGTTGTGCCCCTTGTTCGGCAACGTATTCGTCAATGGTTCACTGCCAGTCAGTCCTCCCGCGTGAAACGATTGAAGTCCGTTCCAGAGACATTGAGTCGTCCACGTCTATCCAGGAAACAAAAATAA
- a CDS encoding NAD+ synthase, which yields MMMLRLAMVQMNAVVGDLEGNTRTICGWIREAKKAKADVVVFPELAVCGYPPEDLLLMPQFLFNISRMRDRIAKVTKGIMAVVGSVIESDRPAQHSILGSGLDRRKPLNAAWVLVDGQVKRSYAKSKLPNYGVFDEERYFQPGRTSPVYCLGPLRIGINICEDIWFANGPASQQAAYGGAQLILNINASPYHIGKTQSREHMLAVRAKANNVMVSYTNMVGGQDELVFDGNSLVMDSTGRILARAKAFKEDFLLTDLNIPSIRKGKFKRSGKEPEFDADEVRIPMIRMGWTPTWPKSGVPSVIRLTPVIGEMEEIYRALVLGVQDYVRKNAFSRVLVGISGGIDSALTALIARDALGASNVMGVMMPSPYTSKESREDARRLGKKLGIDMRSLSISGVFKTFLRVLGKSFHGCQADTTEENLQARIRGTLLMALSNKFGYLVLTTGNKSEMSVGYATLYGDMAGGFAVIKDIPKTKVYQLSRWRSEYRGSCFDRVIIPERIQVRAPSAELRPDQTDQDALPPYPVLDAILQAYVEDNESMSRIVKMGYDSHVVRTVMGMVDRSEYKRRQAPVGIKITSRALGKDRRMPITNRYVSGD from the coding sequence ATCATGATGCTTCGATTAGCAATGGTGCAGATGAATGCGGTCGTTGGGGATCTAGAGGGGAACACGCGCACCATTTGCGGATGGATTCGCGAGGCCAAAAAAGCCAAAGCGGATGTGGTGGTCTTTCCGGAATTGGCGGTGTGTGGATATCCTCCAGAAGATCTTCTCCTCATGCCCCAGTTTCTATTTAATATAAGTCGGATGCGGGACCGTATTGCCAAGGTCACGAAGGGGATTATGGCCGTAGTGGGAAGCGTAATCGAATCTGATCGTCCTGCTCAACATTCCATCCTGGGCTCCGGGCTTGATCGAAGGAAGCCCTTAAATGCGGCGTGGGTTTTGGTCGATGGACAGGTGAAAAGATCATATGCCAAATCAAAGTTGCCCAATTATGGAGTGTTTGATGAAGAACGGTATTTTCAACCGGGACGAACCAGTCCGGTCTACTGCCTGGGCCCGTTACGTATCGGAATCAATATTTGTGAGGATATATGGTTTGCCAATGGTCCGGCCAGCCAGCAGGCAGCGTATGGCGGTGCTCAGCTTATCCTAAACATCAATGCTTCTCCTTATCACATTGGGAAAACCCAAAGTCGTGAACACATGTTGGCGGTTCGGGCTAAGGCTAACAATGTAATGGTTAGTTATACCAATATGGTTGGAGGCCAGGATGAATTGGTCTTTGATGGGAATAGTCTCGTCATGGATTCCACCGGTCGAATACTTGCGCGGGCAAAAGCCTTTAAAGAAGATTTCTTGCTTACCGACCTCAATATTCCGTCAATACGAAAGGGGAAATTCAAAAGGTCTGGAAAAGAACCTGAATTCGATGCCGATGAGGTTCGGATTCCGATGATTCGCATGGGATGGACACCAACGTGGCCGAAGTCTGGAGTTCCAAGTGTCATAAGGCTCACACCGGTAATCGGAGAGATGGAAGAAATCTACCGGGCACTCGTGCTGGGAGTGCAAGATTATGTGAGGAAGAATGCCTTCTCCAGGGTTCTTGTCGGTATCAGCGGAGGGATTGATTCGGCTTTGACCGCATTGATTGCCCGAGATGCTTTAGGCGCGTCCAATGTCATGGGTGTCATGATGCCATCCCCCTATACTTCTAAGGAAAGTCGTGAGGATGCTCGCCGGCTAGGGAAAAAATTAGGAATCGATATGCGGAGTCTTTCAATATCAGGCGTATTCAAGACTTTTCTTCGGGTGTTGGGCAAATCCTTTCACGGCTGTCAGGCTGATACGACAGAAGAAAATCTCCAAGCCCGCATCCGAGGAACCCTGCTGATGGCTCTTTCCAATAAGTTCGGATACTTAGTGCTGACGACGGGGAATAAAAGCGAAATGAGTGTGGGGTATGCCACACTGTATGGGGATATGGCTGGAGGGTTTGCCGTTATCAAAGACATTCCCAAAACAAAAGTGTATCAGCTTTCTCGATGGCGAAGCGAGTATAGGGGCTCTTGTTTTGATCGAGTGATTATTCCAGAAAGAATTCAGGTGCGCGCCCCTTCCGCTGAGTTGAGGCCTGATCAGACAGATCAGGATGCCCTCCCTCCCTATCCGGTGTTAGATGCCATTCTTCAAGCCTATGTTGAGGACAATGAGTCAATGAGTAGGATTGTGAAGATGGGCTATGATTCTCATGTTGTCCGAACGGTAATGGGGATGGTAGATCGCAGCGAGTACAAGCGTCGACAAGCGCCAGTGGGCATTAAAATTACTTCGAGAGCGTTAGGAAAAGATCGGCGGATGCCGATTACGAACCGATATGTTTCGGGAGATTAA
- a CDS encoding GAF domain-containing protein, which produces MAHVRPSTIEDLKHLVRERSREVQILHRISESISGSLELETVLKQIVEVVVEVTKGDACLLYLISETTDELILRASKNPHPRLIGRISIGLGEGITGWVAREKVPVVISRNASDDARFKFFHRLPEDRFQAFVSVPITSKGRMIGVINVQHKRPKRYAEETLALLLTIANQVGGAIANARLYDDMRQKARRLETLSQVSETVASNRLIEDVLQLIVTMTAQLMNSKICSIMLVDQASGELRIAATQSLSDAYRRKPPLKVGQSMSGRAVQDHHPVYVSDVKAEEGYFYRDLAKQEGLHSLLSIPMLMKENPIGVINVYTSSYHAFSDEEVITLQAIANQSAVAIEHTRLMEKSFEMQEALEVRKLVERAKGFLMASRGLSEPEAFRLMQRQSMNLRKSMREIADAIILAEELQRATQ; this is translated from the coding sequence ATGGCTCATGTCCGTCCTTCGACCATAGAAGACCTGAAGCACCTCGTTCGGGAACGGAGCCGTGAAGTGCAGATTCTTCACCGAATCAGCGAATCCATAAGTGGTTCTTTGGAGCTGGAAACAGTATTAAAGCAAATAGTGGAGGTGGTTGTTGAAGTGACGAAGGGGGATGCCTGTCTGTTGTATTTGATCTCTGAAACAACAGACGAACTTATTCTGCGTGCATCAAAAAATCCTCATCCCCGGCTCATCGGGCGGATATCTATTGGTCTGGGTGAAGGGATTACCGGATGGGTGGCACGAGAAAAAGTTCCAGTGGTGATTTCCCGCAATGCAAGTGATGACGCCAGATTTAAGTTTTTTCATCGTCTGCCGGAAGATCGTTTTCAGGCGTTTGTGTCAGTTCCCATCACAAGTAAGGGGAGAATGATCGGAGTCATCAATGTTCAGCATAAGCGGCCGAAACGGTATGCCGAAGAAACGCTAGCCCTCTTACTGACCATTGCTAATCAAGTCGGCGGAGCCATTGCCAATGCCAGATTGTATGATGATATGCGGCAAAAAGCGCGCCGGCTTGAAACTCTTTCCCAAGTGTCGGAAACTGTGGCGTCTAATCGACTGATAGAGGATGTGCTGCAATTAATTGTGACTATGACCGCTCAGCTGATGAATTCAAAGATCTGCTCGATCATGCTGGTCGACCAGGCTTCTGGGGAACTTCGCATTGCTGCCACTCAAAGTCTGAGCGATGCGTACCGGCGGAAGCCACCCTTGAAGGTTGGGCAGAGCATGAGTGGTCGGGCTGTGCAGGATCACCATCCGGTGTATGTCTCGGATGTAAAGGCGGAAGAGGGATATTTTTATCGGGATTTGGCGAAACAGGAAGGATTGCATTCTTTATTGTCCATCCCCATGCTCATGAAAGAAAATCCGATTGGGGTGATAAATGTATACACTTCCAGTTACCATGCGTTTTCAGATGAAGAAGTGATCACGCTTCAAGCCATTGCGAATCAATCCGCCGTCGCCATAGAGCACACTCGGCTTATGGAAAAATCGTTTGAGATGCAGGAGGCCCTGGAAGTGCGAAAATTGGTAGAGCGTGCTAAGGGATTTTTAATGGCGTCTAGGGGATTGTCAGAACCTGAAGCGTTTCGTCTTATGCAACGACAAAGCATGAATCTTCGAAAATCCATGAGAGAAATTGCAGATGCGATTATCCTCGCGGAGGAACTTCAACGGGCGACTCAGTAG